A window of Fragaria vesca subsp. vesca linkage group LG7, FraVesHawaii_1.0, whole genome shotgun sequence contains these coding sequences:
- the LOC101303745 gene encoding ras-related protein RABC2a-like, protein MMKGSPRNYDYSFKILLAGDSGVGKSSLLLSFISDFVHDLSPTIGVDFKIKQLSVDGKRLKLTIWDTAGQERFGTVISSYYRGAHGIILVYDVTRRETFTNLSNLWAKEVDRYSTNQECIKILVGNKVDRDKERVVTIEEGMALAQEHKCLFLECSAKTKENVQQCFKDLTLKMLEVPSLLESGSVDVKRQILQQKQLDQDQMPCSGTCCTQ, encoded by the exons ATGATGAAGGGTTCACCAAGAAATTATGATTACTCATTCAAGATTTTGCTGGCTGGTGATTCTGGTGTTGGAAAGAGCAGTCTTCTTTTGAGTTTCATCTCCGACTTTGTTCATGACCTTTCTCCTACAATTG GTGTGGATTTCAAGATCAAACAGCTTTCAGTTGATGGGAAGAGATTGAAGCTAACAATTTGGGACACAG CTGGACAGGAGAGGTTTGGAACAGTAATAAGCTCTTACTACAGAGGTGCACATGGAATCATTCTCG TGTATGATGTAACACGGCGAGAAACCTTTACAAATTTATCAAATCTATGGGCAAAGGAAGTCGACCGGTACTCCACCAATCAAGAATGCATCAAAATTCTAGTCGGGAACAAAGTTGACAGA GATAAAGAGAGGGTTGTAACCATAGAAGAAGGGATGGCACTTGCACAGGAGCACAAGTGTTTGTTTCTTGAATGTAGCGCTAAAACGAAAGAAAATGTTCAGCAATGCTTTAAAGATCTTACATTGAAG ATGCTGGAGGTACCAAGTTTACTGGAAAGTGGATCTGTGGACGTGAAGAGACAAATTTTGCAGCAGAAACAACTAGACCAAGACCAGATGCCTTGTAGCGGCACTTGTTGCACTCAATAG
- the LOC101310475 gene encoding monocopper oxidase-like protein SKU5-like yields MRLMSGSDHRRPWQILHATLLVILLFACRAHGEDIFLQWDVAVNTSIRPASVDQPVITINGMFPGPLINATTNDVVHVNVVNHMDEALLITWNGIQQRRNSWQDGVSGTNCPIQPFTNWTYVFQLKDQIGTFSYFPSINFLKAGGGFGPIRVHHRPVIQVPYLKPEAELDLLVGDWYETSYKDLRSTLSSNLMAAYNSTPDKILMNGKGSYRDPLTKAYESFTVKPGKTYLIRISNVGSAWSLNFLIQNHRMVLVETEGSYTNAITLDYLDVHVGQSYSVLVTADQATSDYYMLATPKLVNVTDMTKFGIGVLHYDSSTTAAGGPLPIGPDPFDIELSINQANSIRWNLTTGAARPNPQGSFNVHNVTLSQTFILSASTAEIDGTPKFTVNNVSYLTPDTPLKLADHLVNGSGVYELDEFSTNSTIVKPERGVFVASGIHKGWIELVFHNDLDVMDSWHLDGFGFFVVGYGRGKWSPKSRSTYNLYDPVVRSTVQVYPRGWSAAYAYLDNPGMWNLRSQQLKNWYLGEELYVRVYDADPNPEKERPSPDNILLCGKFAPTTPPSAPSAPPPKTSTAPSSQITAAGSHIAIICIVATFIQTSRGSFNF; encoded by the exons ATGAGATTGATGTCTGGAAGTGATCACCGTCGTCCATGGCAGATTCTCCATGCAACTCTTCTCGTAATCCTCCTCTTTGCCTGTAGAGCTCATGGTGAGGATATTTTTCTTCAATGGGACGTCGCCGTCAACACGAGTATCAGACCTGCATCTGTGGACCAACCG GTGATTACAATCAATGGGATGTTTCCAGGGCCTCTTATCAATGCCACAACGAATGATGTTGTTCATGTTAATGTGGTTAATCATATGGATGAAGCGCTGCTCATAACTTG GAATGGGATACAACAAAGACGAAACTCTTGGCAAGATGGAGTTTCCGGCACAAATTGCCCCATTCAGCCTTTTACAAACTGGACTTATGTGTTCCAACTCAAGGATCAAATTGGGACTTTTTCCTACTTTCCCTCCATCAATTTCCTCAAAGCTGGTGGGGGATTTGGTCCGATTAGGGTTCATCATCGTCCAGTCATCCAAGTACCATATCTGAAACCAGAAGCCGAATTAGATCTTCTCGTTGGTGACTGGTATGAAACGAGTTACAAG GATCTTAGGTCCACACTCAGTAGTAACCTAATGGCCGCCTACAATAGTACCCCTGATAAAATTTTGATGAATGGAAAAGGATCATATCGGGATCCTCTAACAAAGGCCTACGAGTCCTTCACTGTTAAACCAG GGAAGACATACCTAATTAGGATATCAAATGTTGGAAGTGCTTGGAGTCTGAATTTCTTGATTCAAAATCATCGAATGGTGCTTGTTGAAACAGAAGGATCCTACACTAATGCAATCACCTTGGATTATCTTGATGTACATGTTGGACAGTCGTATTCAGTGCTTGTCACAGCTGATCAAGCCACTTCAGACTATTACATGCTAGCAACACCTAAATTGGTTAATGTCACTGATATGACCAAATTTGGAATTGGTGTGCTGCACTATGATAGTTCCACCACTGCTGCTGGCGGACCTCTACCAATTGGCCCTGACCCTTTTGATATAGAACTATCTATCAATCAAGCCAACTCCATCAG GTGGAACCTGACCACAGGGGCAGCAAGGCCTAATCCACAAGGATCCTTCAACGTTCATAATGTGACACTATCACAGACATTCATACTAAGTGCATCAACAGCGGAGATTGATGGTACACCAAAGTTTACAGTCAACAATGTGTCTTACTTAACCCCAGATACACCATTAAAGTTGGCTGATCACTTGGTGAACGGCTCTGGAGTTTACGAGCTTGATGAATTCTCTACTAACTCTACAATTGTTAAACCTGAGCGTGGGGTTTTCGTTGCAAGTGGGATTCACAAAGGGTGGATAGAACTTGTTTTCCACAATGATTTGGATGTCATGGACTCTTGGCATTTGGATGGTTTTGGATTCTTTGTTGTTGG CTATGGGCGTGGAAAGTGGAGCCCTAAATCGCGCTCAACCTACAATCTTTATGATCCAGTGGTGCGTTCAACTGTTCAAGTGTACCCAAGGGGGTGGAGCGCAGCTTATGCATACCTTGACAACCCTGGAATGTGGAATTTGAGGTCACAACAGTTGAAAAATTGGTATTTGGGTGAAGAGCTTTATGTGAGAGTCTACGATGCTGATCCCAACCCTGAAAAAGAGAGGCCTTCCCCTGATAACATCCTTCTTTGTG GAAAATTTGCCCCAACCACTCCCCCTTCTGCGCCGTCTGCACCTCCTCCAAAGACATCTACTGCACCATCTTCACAAATTACAGCAGCAGG GTCTCATATTGCCATTATCTGCATTGTTGCAACATTCATTCAGACATCCAGAGGTTCATTCAATTTTTGA
- the LOC101309887 gene encoding pentatricopeptide repeat-containing protein At1g20230-like yields the protein MVAMYASSGDLASAVNVFHSVNYPSTLLYNSIIRAHTLHGYIAKSIEIYGQMHCLGLKGDHFTYPFVLKCCAELSDVRIGKCVHGLSLRTGLESDVYVGTSLIDMYVKCCEMSNARMVFDELSVRGVSSWNAMIAGYMREGEICVAEELFGEMRCKNIVSWTAMISGYTQNGMAEQALGVFDEMLREDSEVKPNWVTVMSVLPGCAHSAALERGRKIHEFARGIGLEKNASIQTALVAMYAKCGSLSEARQCFQRISGSEKSLVVWNTMITAYASHARGSEAVSTFEDMVRAGVQPDHITFTGLLSGCSHSGLVDVGLKYFDGMKTVYSVEPRVEHYACVVDLLGRAGRLMEAMDVVHKMPMQAGPSIWGALLSACRNHSNLDIAETAARNLFILEPDNSGNYVLLSNIYAEAGMWKEVDKLRILLKSQGMKKSPGCSWIEVNGKAHLFLGGDTSHPQAKEVYMLLEELPKKMKAAGYVPDTRFSLHDVSEEEKEHNLTTHSEKLAIAFGLLNTAPGVVLRVTKNLRICGDCHTATKFISMIYGREIIVRDVNRFHHFKDGCHQPHSDGYIPKSLARVPMLPKEELEQDSKLYKVTSDCYNLSILATELEDIHEPLADLNHGLINRKGALR from the exons ATGGTTGCCATGTACGCCAGCTCCGGCGATCTCGCCTCAGCTGTGAATGTGTTTCATAGCGTAAACTACCCATCTACACTTTTGTATAACTCGATTATTAGGGCTCATACTCTTCATGGTTACATTGCGAAAAGTATCGAAATTTATGGACAGATGCATTGTTTGGGACTAAAGGGTGACCATTTCACCTACCCTTTTGTGCTCAAGTGTTGTGCTGAGTTGTCTGATGTTCGTATTGGGAAATGTGTTCATGGGTTGAGCTTGAGAACTGGGTTGGAGTCTGATGTGTATGTTGGGACTTCTTTGATTGACATGTATGTGAAATGTTGTGAGATGAGCAATGCACGTATGGTGTTTGATGAATTGTCTGTGAGAGGAGTTTCGTCGTGGAATGCGATGATTGCTGGGTACATGAGAGAGGGAGAGATTTGTGTTGCTGAGGAGTTGTTTGGGGAAATGAGGTGCAAGAATATTGTGTCTTGGACTGCTATGATATCGGGGTATACGCAGAACGGGATGGCTGAGCAGGCATTGGGTGTGTTTGATGAGATGTTGAGGGAAGATTCGGAGGTTAAGCCGAATTGGGTGACGGTAATGAGTGTACTTCCTGGGTGTGCACATTCGGCTGCGCTAGAGCGGGGGAGGAAGATTCACGAGTTTGCTAGAGGGATTGGTTTGGAGAAGAATGCTTCCATACAGACGGCGCTGGTGGCAATGTATGCTAAATGTGGGAGCCTTTCTGAGGCTCGTCAGTGTTTTCAGAGGATTAGTGGAAGTGAGAAGAGTTTGGTTGTGTGGAATACTATGATCACTGCTTATGCGTCCCATGCACGCGGATCAGAAGCTGTGTCCACTTTTGAGGACATGGTGAGAGCTGGTGTTCAACCTGATCACATAACATTCACGGGATTGTTATCTGGTTGCAGTCATTCGGGGCTTGTTGATGTTGGCTTAAAATACTTTGATGGCATGAAGACAGTATACTCTGTTGAACCAAGAGTCGAACATTATGCTTGTGTTGTTGATCTATTGGGTCGTGCAGGGCGATTGATGGAGGCAATGGATGTTGTACATAAAATGCCAATGCAAGCAGGGCCAAGCATTTGGGGCGCACTGTTATCAGCTTGTCGAAACCACTCAAACTTGGACATTGCTGAAACTGCAGCCAGAAATCTCTTCATTTTAGAACCAGACAACAGTGGCAATTATGTCCTGCTATCAAATATATATGCTGAAGCTGGCATGTGGAAGGAGGTGGACAAATTGAGAATTCTATTAAAATCTCAAGGGATGAAGAAGAGCCCTGGATGCAGTTGGATAGAGGTCAATGGGAAAGCCCATCTGTTTCTTGGTGGAGATACATCTCATCCTCAAGCAAAGGAAGTTTACATGTTACTGGAGGAGTTACCGAAAAAAATGAAGGCGGCTGGTTATGTACCTGACACTAGGTTTTCTTTGCATGATGTTAGTGAAGAGGAGAAAGAACATAACCTTACAACCCACAGTGAAAAGCTTGCCATTGCCTTTGGACTTCTTAACACTGCTCCTGGAGTGGTTCTTCGTGTGACAAAGAACCTTAGAATTTGTGGAGATTGTCATACAGCCACCAAGTTCATATCTATGATCTATGGGAGGGAGATTATCGTAAGAGATGTGAATCGATTCCATCACTTTAAAGACGG ATGCCATCAACCGCATTCAGATGGATATATACCAAAATCCCTCGCAAGAGTACCCATGTTGCCAAAGGAAGAACTAGAGCAAGATTCTAAGCTGTACAAAGTGACATCTGACTGCTACAATCTGAGCATTCTTGCTACGGAATTGGAAGACATTCATGAACCTTTAGCTGACCTAAACCATGGTTTGATCAACAGAAAGGGCGCTCTTCGTTGA
- the LOC101310177 gene encoding monocopper oxidase-like protein SKU5-like, whose amino-acid sequence MAYTGLIKCAILVLALVARANAIHIYLDWDVTLDSTIKPVSLDQPVITINGKFPGPLINATTNDFVHVNVFNNMDEPLLFTWNGIQQRLNSWQDGVSGTNCPILPGTNWTYVFQTKDQIGSFFYFPSINFHKAAGGFGAIRVINRNVIAVPFPAPEAEYDLLIGDWYYDSYKTVRSHMNRSETAYFILPDIMLMNGKGPLNNPRSIDYESFTVTQGKTYRLRISNVGNALSFNFRIQNHQMVLVETEGSYTDQITLDSLDVHVGQSYSVLVTANQDEADYYMVASPKLLKTSDYSSLVGIGVLHYSNSVSTVSGPLPEGPDPLDDDFSMNQARSIRWNLTVGAARPNPQGSFNVSNVTLSQTFVLESTVAQIHDLPRYVVNNVSYYTVPTPLKLADYCVNGSGVYQLDTFPVKSENSTDASYGVSVVTGIHKGWIEIVFKNDLFVMDSWHFDGFGFFVVGYGKGDWTEESRSTYNLYDPVVRSTVQVYPEGWTAVYAFLDNVGMWNLRSQLLKHWYLGQELYVRVFDADPDPAKERPPPDNLLLCGIFSDSPPAPAPGPWAGEW is encoded by the exons ATGGCCTATACTGGCCTGATCAAATGTGCAATATTGGTCTTAGCTCTTGTAGCTAGAGCCAATGCTATTCATATTTATCTTGATTGGGATGTGACCCTTGACAGCACCATCAAGCCCGTGTCTTTGGATCAACCT GTCATCACCATCAACGGGAAGTTTCCAGGGCCTCTTATCAATGCCACAACGAATGACTTTGTTCATGTCAATGTCTTTAACAATATGGATGAGCCTCTATTATTTACATG GAATGGTATACAGCAAAGGCTAAACTCATGGCAAGATGGAGTTTCCGGCACAAATTGTCCGATTCTACCTGGTACTAACTGGACTTATGTGTTCCAAACTAAGGACCAGATTGGCAGCTTCTTCTACTTTCCATCCATCAACTTCCACAAGGCTGCTGGAGGGTTTGGAGCTATTCGTGTCATCAACCGCAATGTCATTGCCGTCCCCTTCCCTGCACCAGAGGCCGAATATGATCTCCTCATTGGTGATTGGTATTATGACAGCTACAAG ACAGTTCGGTCACATATGAATAGAAGCGAGACGGCTTATTTCATTCTTCCAGATATAATGTTGATGAATGGCAAAGGCCCTCTGAACAATCCACGGTCAATAGATTATGAATCCTTCACTGTCACACAAG GGAAGACTTACAGGCTGAGAATATCAAATGTGGGGAATGCTTTGAGTTTCAATTTCAGGATTCAGAACCATCAAATGGTGTTGGTTGAAACAGAAGGGTCATATACTGATCAGATTACTTTGGATTCTCTGGATGTACATGTTGGTCAATCCTACTCAGTTCTTGTCACAGCAAATCAAGATGAGGCTGACTATTACATGGTGGCATCTCCCAAGCTACTCAAGACCTCTGATTATAGCAGCTTGGTGGGAATAGGGGTGTTGCACTACTCAAATTCTGTCTCAACAGTCAGTGGACCGCTGCCGGAAGGGCCTGACCCGTTGGATGATGATTTTTCGATGAACCAGGCCCGGTCTATTAG GTGGAACTTAACTGTTGGAGCTGCAAGGCCTAATCCACAAGGATCCTTCAATGTCTCAAATGTGACCCTATCCCAAACCTTCGTCCTCGAAAGTACAGTGGCTCAGATTCATGATCTACCGCGTTATGTTGTCAACAATGTGTCATATTACACTGTACCAACCCCGCTGAAACTCGCCGATTACTGTGTCAATGGTTCCGGTGTGTATCAACTCGATACTTTTCCGGTGAAATCAGAGAATAGTACTGATGCGTCCTATGGAGTATCTGTAGTGACTGGAATCCACAAAGGGTGGATAGAAATTGTGTTTAAAAACGACCTGTTCGTCATGGATTCTTGGCATTTCGATGGTTTCGGATTTTTTGTGGTCGG GTATGGCAAAGGAGATTGGACTGAAGAATCACGCAGCACATACAACCTCTACGATCCTGTTGTGAGATCAACTGTGCAAGTGTACCCCGAAGGATGGACTGCAGTGTATGCTTTCCTAGACAACGTAGGAATGTGGAACTTGAGGTCACAACTACTGAAGCACTGGTACTTGGGACAAGAACTCTACGTTCGAGTTTTTGATGCTGATCCTGACCCTGCTAAGGAACGCCCGCCACCAGATAACCTCCTTCTATGTG GGATATTTTCTGATTCTCCTCCAGCTCCAGCTCCAGGTCCATGGGCAGGAGAGTGGTGA